A portion of the Oryzias melastigma strain HK-1 linkage group LG1, ASM292280v2, whole genome shotgun sequence genome contains these proteins:
- the tsc2 gene encoding tuberin isoform X2 codes for MTDTCKVGAMNKPQSKESLKDKVKGILGLGGPRPPSKQSDFKPSEFIITTDIIRELHPDCGLSNRVRTMNHICDLAKSKKFEENAVEAVWKAVEDMLAPEQPPEARHAVLQLLRAIIQGQGERLGPLRAYFFKVIRDYQPSNEDLSDRLEVFKALTENGKDITYLEEDIARFVLLWMDIGLTSDFLHVLVNLVKFNSCYLDQNVSVMVQKICLLCNRTTSSTDIEVALQVLDAVVCYNCLPSESLSTFIITLCRTVNVKEFCESCWKLMRKVLGTHLGHSAIYTMCRIMEERMYMEDAPLLRGAVFFVGMALWGAHRLPALKNTPTLVLPSFYKAMSSANEVVSYEIVLSITRLIKKYGKELQVVTWDILLSIIERLLQQIQTIGSAELKAIVYELLTTVEELYEQNCYHGSAEKFFSLVEKCADKRPDASVLTLISYRAQSIQPAREGWIQSLHCLMENFFRNESRTVIRIKVLHILSFVLSTNRQLYEDELIEMVVIPQLSGIAEDKDLAVRKQATQLLVDLAEGCNTHHFTSLLDIIERVASRSLVCSGSLDLSDRDPTAESPMEDVRTAILGLMEILQSKLYSLPASHASRVYEMLVSHLQLHYKNKYCSAVSAAIRLQVFDFFLMMRADSLHRIGVPNKDGAIRFSPYCHCDPSEPEKREKKPTGSTSPPAGSPAPAAASTASMRSAYLPYSHAFGVLLQCLKMESDWKVLKLVLDKLPWTLQYKVLLLTSPCSLDQLCSTLCCMVTDRLISERLKKTPEVFSRTDVQLAVVPVLTAVTSYHNYLEQSRQRELVQCLETGLIYRCAKQCVVALTMCTVEMPDIMIKLLPALIVKLTHISATVTMASPMLEFLSTLVRLPHLYANFVAEQYVSVFAISLPYTNPSKFNQYIVSLAHHVIAMWFIRCRLPFRKDFVQYITKGLRSNALLPFDDGHEQSPFRARSTSLNERPKSHRAPKVAKAAAGNSSGSPVKELRDRSAMEAFRCRSISVSEHAVRRMHTSTTTCSLGSADENAVTQADEGLKTVHLELTETCLDMMARYVFSNFSALPKRSPIAEFLLAGGRSMTWLVGNKLVTITTSGGVRTQALLGLDMSERLGGGEMTRSDPSLHTRMTKEAPAKLESQSSQQQSRSTRIRVRSISGGHALRAGPAQSLSPLVSPSEGEMATPLSPSPGPVLDGGGLDSGGPPSSSGTSSAPPPLKDNPSLAEFVPMLTQGWAEIFIRRPSGNTSWLMCLENPPSPFSSEVSNMPLQELSSVLMAMEGVKEPPAQTASAPASTAAPAPTPISEPMSHGIHGSSGGRPHLIQRSNTDSVVVLEEGSGGAAEHCVPFWSESEFEAMPSDPIFMATEKLRKTPPPGALSRSSSTSSQDEEKSTLEEVSEGAIPIDQPPLGPSTPSSQGVELPFQSHSQSQGFGLNKSSSSPELQTLPEAFNKVLESDASEPAALSDAKPPPQPAPSEKDGTEVGSAGDAPDGVAAPSHKGEGSAPSSQGGGAALRLPLPAAPSGPISPGGGHRPRGHTISVSAPSRRDRRAERDSYHGRAGPSTTEKASGLSPSFVFLQLYHSPFFGNEANKPLLLPKTQVIDRAVKVLDQMPPYDTHKIGVVFVGAGQVNNEVAILSNEYGSNRYAAFLTGLGKLIHLKDCDSDQIFLGGLDQYGDDGEFTYCWHDDIMQAIFHIATLMPNRESDRGCCNKKRHIGNDFVMVVYNDSGEEYKLGTIKGQFNFVEVIIKPLDYECNLVTLQCRKDLEGLVDTTVAKIVSDRNLPLLVRQMALHANMASLVHQYRANPSDAYASKWLARLRHIKRIRTRAQEDIQSRSTPGISLTQGHAQQNKSFQQNTPTPNPEASGQRKRLVSTVDDFTDFV; via the exons ATGACTGACACCTGTAAG GTCGGGGCCATGAATAAACCACAGAGCAAGGAGAGTCTGAAGGACAAGGTGAAGGGGATCTTGGGGCTGGGAGGTCCACGTCCGCCGAGCAAGCAGAGTGACTTCAAACCCTCAGAGTTCATCATCACCACGGACATCATCAGG GAACTCCATCCAGACTGCGGCCTAAGCAACCGCGTCCGCACCATGAACCACATCTGTGACCTGGCTAAAAGCAAGAAGTTCGAGGAG AACGCGGTGGAGGCCGTGTGGAAGGCTGTAGAGGACATGCTGGCTCCAGAGCAGCCGCCCGAGGCCAGACACGCCGTCCTGCAGCTTCTGCGGGCCATCATACAGGGACAG GGGGAGCGCCTCGGGCCTCTGAGGGCGTACTTCTTCAAGGTGATCAGAGACTACCAGCCGAGCAACGAGGATCTGTCGGACAGGCTGGAGGTGTTCAAGGCCTTAACGGAGAACGGGAAGGACATCACGTACCTGGAGGAGGACATCG CGCGCTTCGTTCTCCTGTGGATGGACATCGGTCTCACCTCTGACTTTCTTCACGTCCTCGTAAACCTGGTGAAGTTCAACAGCTGCTACCTGGACCAGAACGTCTCTGTCATGGTCCA GAAAATCTGTCTGCTGTGTAACAGAACCACATCCTCTACGGACATTGAG GTGGCGCTGCAGGTGCTGGATGCGGTTGTCTGTTATAACTGCCTCCCATCTGAATCTCTCAGCACCTTCATCATCACACTCTGCAGGACCGTGAATGTGAAGGAGTTTTGTGAGTCCTGCTGGAAG ttGATGAGGAAGGTCCTGGGAACGCATCTGGGCCACAGCGCCATCTACACCATGTGCCGTATAATGGAGGAGAG aATGTACATGGAAGACGCTCCGCTGCTGAGAGGAGCGGTGTTCTTCGTGGGCATGGCGCTGTGGGGGGCACACCGACTTCCAGCTCTAAAAAACACCCCCACACTCGTGCTGCCATCCTTCTACAAG GCCATGTCTTCTGCCAACGAGGTGGTTTCCTATGAAATCGTGCTGTCCATCACCAGACTGATCAAGAAGTATGGGAAAGAGCTGCAGGTGGTCACGTGGGACATCCTCCTGAGCATCATTGAGCggctgctgcagcagatccaG ACCATAGGCAGTGCAGAGCTGAAAGCCATCGTCTATGAGCTGCTGACCACCGTGGAGGAGCTGTACGAGCAGAACTGCTACCACGGCTCTGCGGAGAAGTTCTTCAGCCTGGTGGAGAAGTGTGCAGATAAGAGACCT GACGCCTCTGTGCTGACCCTCATTTCATACCGGGCGCAGTCCATCCAGCCTGCAAGGGAAGGCTGGATCCAGAGTCTCCACTGCCTGATGGAGAACTTCTTCAG gaACGAAAGCCGGACTGTGATCAGGATCAAAGTTCTTCATATCTTGTCCTTCGTTCTCAGCACCAACCGACAGCTCTATGAG GACGAGTTGATTGAAATGGTGGTGATCCCTCAGCTCAGTGGGATTGCTGAAGACAAAGACCTGGCTGTCAGGAAGCAGGCCACCCAGCTGCTGGTGGACCTGGCTGAGGGCTGTAACACCCACCACTTCACCAGCCTGCTGGATATTATTGAGCGG GTGGCCAGCCGTTCTCTGGTGTGCTCAGGATCGTTGGACCTTTCTGACAGAGATCCTACAGCAGAGTCCCCGATGGAGGATGTCAGAACGGCCATACTGGGTCTGATGGAAATCCTGCAG AGCAAACTTTACAGCCTTCCAGCTAGCCACGCCTCCCGCGTTTACGAGATGCTGGTCAGCCACCTGCAGCTCCACTACAAAAACAAGTACTGTTCAGCCGTCTCCGCTGCCATCAGACTTCAG GTGTTTGACTTCTTCCTGATGATGCGGGCAGACTCCCTTCACCGCATTGGGGTTCCCAACAAGGACGGAGCCATCCGATTCAGCCCCTACTGCCACTGCGACCCCAG TGAACCGGAAAAACGTGAAAAGAAGCCCACGGGCTCTACATCGCCTCCTGCTGGCAGCCCGGCTCCGGCGGCAGCCTCGACAGCCTCCATGCGCTCCGCTTACCTCCCATACTCACACGCCTTTGGCGTCCTGCTGCAGTGCCTCAAGATG GAGTCCGACTGGAAGGTTCTGAAGCTGGTTCTGGATAAGCTTCCCTGGACGCTGCAGTACAAAGTGCTGTTGCTTACGTCTCCCTGCAGTCTGGACCAGCTGTGCTCCACTCTCTGCTGCATG GTGACGGATCGACTGATCTCTGAGCGCTTGAAAAAGACCCCGGAGGTGTTTTCTCGCACAGACGTGCAGCTGGCAGTGGTTCCCGTTCTGACAGCTGTGACTTCTTACCATAACTACCTGGAGCAGTCCAGACAG AGGGAACTGGTTCAGTGCCTTGAGACCGGCCTCATCTACCGCTGTGCCAAGCAGTGCGTGGTGGCCCTCACCATGTGCACGGTGGAAATGCCCGACATCATGATTAAGCTCCTCCCTGCGCTCATCGTCAAGCTCACGCACATCTCTGCCACTGTCACCATGGCGTCCCCCATGCTGGAGTTCCTGTCCA CTCTGGTTCGACTGCCTCATCTCTACGCCAACTTTGTGGCTGAGCAGTATGTGAGCGTGTTCGCCATTTCTCTGCCCTACACCAACCCCTCCAA GTTCAACCAGTACATCGTGTCTCTGGCTCACCATGTGATCGCCATGTGGTTCATCCGCTGCAGGCTGCCCTTTCGCAAAGACTTTGTACAGTACATCACAAAG GGTCTGCGCTCCAATGCACTGCTGCCGTTCGACGACGGTCACGAGCAAAGCCCGTTCCGCGCACGAAGCACCAGCCTCAACGAAAGGCCCAAAAG CCACCGGGCGCCCAAAGTGGCAAAGGCAGCTGCGGGCAATAGCAGTGGCTCCCCGGTAAAAGAGTTGCGGGACCGCTCAGCCATGGAGGCGTTCCGCTGCCGCAGCATCAGCGTCTCCGAACACGCGGTCCGCAG GATGCacacctccaccaccacctGCAGTCTGGGCTCTGCTGATGAAAATGCCGTAACTCAAGCAGACGAAGGGCTTAAGACCGTCCACCTGGAGCTCACAGAGACCTGCTTGGACATGATGGCTCGATACGTCTTCTCGAACTTCTCTGCTTTACCCAAGAG GTCTCCTATTGCAGAGTTCCTGCTGGCAGGCGGTCGCAGCATGACCTGGTTGGTAGGCAATAAGCTGGTGACTATCACGACCAGTGGAGGAGTCAGAACACAAGCGCTGCTGGGTCTAGACATGTCTGAACGCCTCGGGGGAGGAGAGATGACCAG GTCCGACCCGTCCCTGCACACCCGAATGACCAAAGAGGCTCCAGCCAAGCTGGAGTCGCAGTCCAGCCAGCAGCAGAGCCGATCCACACGCATCCGTGTGCGCTCCATATCAG GAGGTCACGCTCTTCGCGCAGGTCCCGCTCAGAGTCTCAGTCCTCTTGTGTCTCCTTCGGAGGGGGAGATGGCCACGCCTCTCTCTCCCTCCCCCGGTCCCGTTCTGGACGGTGGGGGTCTGGACAGCGGGGGCCCGCCGTCCTCCTCTGGCACCTcgtcagctcctcctcctcttaaAGACAACCCCAGCCTGGCGGAGTTTGTCCCTATGCTCACTCAGGGATGGGCTGAGATCTTCATCCGGAGGCCTTCAG GAAACACCAGTTGGTTGATGTGCTTGGAGAACCCCCCCAGCCCCTTCTCCTCAGAGGTCAGCAACATGCCGCTGCAAGAGCTTTCCAGTGTGCTCATGGCCATGGAGGGGGTGAAGGAGCCTCCTGCTCAGACCGCCAGTGCCCCCGCCAGCACGGCTGCCCCTGCTCCCACCCCCATCTCTGAACCCATGTCTCATGGTATCCATGGCAGCAGTGGAGGGAGGCCACACCTGATCCAGCGCTCCAACACAG ATTCCGTCGTGGTGCTGGAGGAGGGCTCAGGGGGCGCCGCAGAGCACTGCGTGCCTTTCTGGTCTGAGAGTGAGTTTGAGGCGATGCCGTCTGATCCCATCTTTATGGCTACAGAGAAGCTCAGGAAGACTCCGCCCCCTGGAGCACTCAGCAGA TCGTCCTCCACCTCCAGCCAGGATGAGGAAAAGTCCACCTTGGAGGAAGTGAGCGAAGGCGCCATCCCCATCGATCAGCCCCCCCTCGGTCCCTCCACCCCGAGCAGTCAGGGGGTGGAGCTCCCGTTTCAGAGCCATTCTCAGTCCCAGGGTTTTGGACTCAACAAGTCCAGCTCGTCCCCGGAGCTGCAGACGTTACCCGAAGCCTTCAACAAGGTTCTGGAGTCGGACGCCTCTGAGCCAGCGGCGCTCTCAGACGCCAAACCTCCACCACAGCCGGCTCCCTCTGAGAAGGATGGCACTGAGGTGGGTTCGGCGGGGGACGCTCCCGATGGAGTCGCAGCACCGAGTCATAAAGGCGAAGGCTCAGCTCCATCCTCTCAGGGAGGGGGTGCTGCCCTGAGGCTGCCTCTCCCTGCAGCACCGTCAGGACCCATTTCTCCTGGTGGGGGCCACAGACCTCGGGGTCACACCATCTCTGTGTCAGCCCCCTCCAGGAGGGACAGAAGGGCCGAAAGGGACTCCTACCATGGACGAGCAGGTCCCAGCACCACCGAGAAAGCCTCTGGGCTGAGCCCCAG CTTTGTCTTCCTGCAGCTCTATCACTCTCCTTTCTTTGGGAATGAAGCGAACAAGCCGCTGCTGCTGCCCAAAACTCAG GTCATCGACCGCGCTGTGAAGGTTCTGGACCAGATGCCTCCGTACGACACGCATAAGATCGGAGTAGTGTTTGTTGGGGCGGGTCAG GTTAACAACGAGGTAGCCATCCTGTCAAATGAATACGGCTCCAACCGCTACGCCGCCTTCCTGACCGGACTCGGGAAGTTGATCCACCTGAAGGACTGCGACTCCGACCAGATCTTCTTGGGGGGTCTGGACCAGTATGGAGACGATGGAGAGTTCACGTACTGCTGGCATGACGACATCATGCAGG CCATCTTCCACATCGCCACGCTGATGCCGAACCGCGAGAGCGACAGAGGCTGCTGCAACAAGAAGCGCCACATCGGCAACGACTTTGTCATGGTGGTGTACAACGACTCTGGGGAGGAGTACAAGCTGGGAACCATCAAG GGGCAGTTTAACTTTGTGGAAGTCATCATCAAACCTCTGGACTACGAGTGTAACCTGGTCACCTTACAGTGCCGCAAAG aCCTGGAGGGTTTAGTTGATACGACAGTAGCGAAGATTGTTTCAGACCGCAACCTTCCCCTCCTCGTCCGGCAGATGGCGCTGCATGCAAAT ATGGCGTCTTTGGTTCATCAGTACAGAGCCAACCCCTCAGACGCCTACGCCTCCAAGTGGCTGGCCAGGCTACGGCACATAAAGAGGATCCGAACCAGA GCTCAAGAGGACATCCAGTCTCGCTCCACTCCTGGAATCTCTCTCACTCAAGGCCACGCTCAGCAGAACAAGTCGTTTCAGCAGAACACGCCCACTCCAAACCCGGAAGCGTCCGGCCAAAGGAAAAGACTGGTGTCCACTGTGGACGACTTCACCgattttgtttga
- the tsc2 gene encoding tuberin isoform X3 produces MTDTCKVGAMNKPQSKESLKDKVKGILGLGGPRPPSKQSDFKPSEFIITTDIIRELHPDCGLSNRVRTMNHICDLAKSKKFEENAVEAVWKAVEDMLAPEQPPEARHAVLQLLRAIIQGQGERLGPLRAYFFKVIRDYQPSNEDLSDRLEVFKALTENGKDITYLEEDIARFVLLWMDIGLTSDFLHVLVNLVKFNSCYLDQNVSVMVQKICLLCNRTTSSTDIEVALQVLDAVVCYNCLPSESLSTFIITLCRTVNVKEFCESCWKLMRKVLGTHLGHSAIYTMCRIMEERMYMEDAPLLRGAVFFVGMALWGAHRLPALKNTPTLVLPSFYKAMSSANEVVSYEIVLSITRLIKKYGKELQVVTWDILLSIIERLLQQIQTIGSAELKAIVYELLTTVEELYEQNCYHGSAEKFFSLVEKCADKRPDASVLTLISYRAQSIQPAREGWIQSLHCLMENFFRNESRTVIRIKVLHILSFVLSTNRQLYEDELIEMVVIPQLSGIAEDKDLAVRKQATQLLVDLAEGCNTHHFTSLLDIIERVASRSLVCSGSLDLSDRDPTAESPMEDVRTAILGLMEILQSKLYSLPASHASRVYEMLVSHLQLHYKNKYCSAVSAAIRLQVFDFFLMMRADSLHRIGVPNKDGAIRFSPYCHCDPSEPEKREKKPTGSTSPPAGSPAPAAASTASMRSAYLPYSHAFGVLLQCLKMESDWKVLKLVLDKLPWTLQYKVLLLTSPCSLDQLCSTLCCMVTDRLISERLKKTPEVFSRTDVQLAVVPVLTAVTSYHNYLEQSRQRELVQCLETGLIYRCAKQCVVALTMCTVEMPDIMIKLLPALIVKLTHISATVTMASPMLEFLSTLVRLPHLYANFVAEQYVSVFAISLPYTNPSKFNQYIVSLAHHVIAMWFIRCRLPFRKDFVQYITKGLRSNALLPFDDGHEQSPFRARSTSLNERPKRMHTSTTTCSLGSADENAVTQADEGLKTVHLELTETCLDMMARYVFSNFSALPKRSPIAEFLLAGGRSMTWLVGNKLVTITTSGGVRTQALLGLDMSERLGGGEMTRSDPSLHTRMTKEAPAKLESQSSQQQSRSTRIRVRSISGGHALRAGPAQSLSPLVSPSEGEMATPLSPSPGPVLDGGGLDSGGPPSSSGTSSAPPPLKDNPSLAEFVPMLTQGWAEIFIRRPSGNTSWLMCLENPPSPFSSEVSNMPLQELSSVLMAMEGVKEPPAQTASAPASTAAPAPTPISEPMSHGIHGSSGGRPHLIQRSNTDSVVVLEEGSGGAAEHCVPFWSESEFEAMPSDPIFMATEKLRKTPPPGALSRSSSTSSQDEEKSTLEEVSEGAIPIDQPPLGPSTPSSQGVELPFQSHSQSQGFGLNKSSSSPELQTLPEAFNKVLESDASEPAALSDAKPPPQPAPSEKDGTEVGSAGDAPDGVAAPSHKGEGSAPSSQGGGAALRLPLPAAPSGPISPGGGHRPRGHTISVSAPSRRDRRAERDSYHGRAGPSTTEKASGLSPSFVFLQLYHSPFFGNEANKPLLLPKTQVIDRAVKVLDQMPPYDTHKIGVVFVGAGQVNNEVAILSNEYGSNRYAAFLTGLGKLIHLKDCDSDQIFLGGLDQYGDDGEFTYCWHDDIMQAIFHIATLMPNRESDRGCCNKKRHIGNDFVMVVYNDSGEEYKLGTIKGQFNFVEVIIKPLDYECNLVTLQCRKDLEGLVDTTVAKIVSDRNLPLLVRQMALHANMASLVHQYRANPSDAYASKWLARLRHIKRIRTRAQEDIQSRSTPGISLTQGHAQQNKSFQQNTPTPNPEASGQRKRLVSTVDDFTDFV; encoded by the exons ATGACTGACACCTGTAAG GTCGGGGCCATGAATAAACCACAGAGCAAGGAGAGTCTGAAGGACAAGGTGAAGGGGATCTTGGGGCTGGGAGGTCCACGTCCGCCGAGCAAGCAGAGTGACTTCAAACCCTCAGAGTTCATCATCACCACGGACATCATCAGG GAACTCCATCCAGACTGCGGCCTAAGCAACCGCGTCCGCACCATGAACCACATCTGTGACCTGGCTAAAAGCAAGAAGTTCGAGGAG AACGCGGTGGAGGCCGTGTGGAAGGCTGTAGAGGACATGCTGGCTCCAGAGCAGCCGCCCGAGGCCAGACACGCCGTCCTGCAGCTTCTGCGGGCCATCATACAGGGACAG GGGGAGCGCCTCGGGCCTCTGAGGGCGTACTTCTTCAAGGTGATCAGAGACTACCAGCCGAGCAACGAGGATCTGTCGGACAGGCTGGAGGTGTTCAAGGCCTTAACGGAGAACGGGAAGGACATCACGTACCTGGAGGAGGACATCG CGCGCTTCGTTCTCCTGTGGATGGACATCGGTCTCACCTCTGACTTTCTTCACGTCCTCGTAAACCTGGTGAAGTTCAACAGCTGCTACCTGGACCAGAACGTCTCTGTCATGGTCCA GAAAATCTGTCTGCTGTGTAACAGAACCACATCCTCTACGGACATTGAG GTGGCGCTGCAGGTGCTGGATGCGGTTGTCTGTTATAACTGCCTCCCATCTGAATCTCTCAGCACCTTCATCATCACACTCTGCAGGACCGTGAATGTGAAGGAGTTTTGTGAGTCCTGCTGGAAG ttGATGAGGAAGGTCCTGGGAACGCATCTGGGCCACAGCGCCATCTACACCATGTGCCGTATAATGGAGGAGAG aATGTACATGGAAGACGCTCCGCTGCTGAGAGGAGCGGTGTTCTTCGTGGGCATGGCGCTGTGGGGGGCACACCGACTTCCAGCTCTAAAAAACACCCCCACACTCGTGCTGCCATCCTTCTACAAG GCCATGTCTTCTGCCAACGAGGTGGTTTCCTATGAAATCGTGCTGTCCATCACCAGACTGATCAAGAAGTATGGGAAAGAGCTGCAGGTGGTCACGTGGGACATCCTCCTGAGCATCATTGAGCggctgctgcagcagatccaG ACCATAGGCAGTGCAGAGCTGAAAGCCATCGTCTATGAGCTGCTGACCACCGTGGAGGAGCTGTACGAGCAGAACTGCTACCACGGCTCTGCGGAGAAGTTCTTCAGCCTGGTGGAGAAGTGTGCAGATAAGAGACCT GACGCCTCTGTGCTGACCCTCATTTCATACCGGGCGCAGTCCATCCAGCCTGCAAGGGAAGGCTGGATCCAGAGTCTCCACTGCCTGATGGAGAACTTCTTCAG gaACGAAAGCCGGACTGTGATCAGGATCAAAGTTCTTCATATCTTGTCCTTCGTTCTCAGCACCAACCGACAGCTCTATGAG GACGAGTTGATTGAAATGGTGGTGATCCCTCAGCTCAGTGGGATTGCTGAAGACAAAGACCTGGCTGTCAGGAAGCAGGCCACCCAGCTGCTGGTGGACCTGGCTGAGGGCTGTAACACCCACCACTTCACCAGCCTGCTGGATATTATTGAGCGG GTGGCCAGCCGTTCTCTGGTGTGCTCAGGATCGTTGGACCTTTCTGACAGAGATCCTACAGCAGAGTCCCCGATGGAGGATGTCAGAACGGCCATACTGGGTCTGATGGAAATCCTGCAG AGCAAACTTTACAGCCTTCCAGCTAGCCACGCCTCCCGCGTTTACGAGATGCTGGTCAGCCACCTGCAGCTCCACTACAAAAACAAGTACTGTTCAGCCGTCTCCGCTGCCATCAGACTTCAG GTGTTTGACTTCTTCCTGATGATGCGGGCAGACTCCCTTCACCGCATTGGGGTTCCCAACAAGGACGGAGCCATCCGATTCAGCCCCTACTGCCACTGCGACCCCAG TGAACCGGAAAAACGTGAAAAGAAGCCCACGGGCTCTACATCGCCTCCTGCTGGCAGCCCGGCTCCGGCGGCAGCCTCGACAGCCTCCATGCGCTCCGCTTACCTCCCATACTCACACGCCTTTGGCGTCCTGCTGCAGTGCCTCAAGATG GAGTCCGACTGGAAGGTTCTGAAGCTGGTTCTGGATAAGCTTCCCTGGACGCTGCAGTACAAAGTGCTGTTGCTTACGTCTCCCTGCAGTCTGGACCAGCTGTGCTCCACTCTCTGCTGCATG GTGACGGATCGACTGATCTCTGAGCGCTTGAAAAAGACCCCGGAGGTGTTTTCTCGCACAGACGTGCAGCTGGCAGTGGTTCCCGTTCTGACAGCTGTGACTTCTTACCATAACTACCTGGAGCAGTCCAGACAG AGGGAACTGGTTCAGTGCCTTGAGACCGGCCTCATCTACCGCTGTGCCAAGCAGTGCGTGGTGGCCCTCACCATGTGCACGGTGGAAATGCCCGACATCATGATTAAGCTCCTCCCTGCGCTCATCGTCAAGCTCACGCACATCTCTGCCACTGTCACCATGGCGTCCCCCATGCTGGAGTTCCTGTCCA CTCTGGTTCGACTGCCTCATCTCTACGCCAACTTTGTGGCTGAGCAGTATGTGAGCGTGTTCGCCATTTCTCTGCCCTACACCAACCCCTCCAA GTTCAACCAGTACATCGTGTCTCTGGCTCACCATGTGATCGCCATGTGGTTCATCCGCTGCAGGCTGCCCTTTCGCAAAGACTTTGTACAGTACATCACAAAG GGTCTGCGCTCCAATGCACTGCTGCCGTTCGACGACGGTCACGAGCAAAGCCCGTTCCGCGCACGAAGCACCAGCCTCAACGAAAGGCCCAAAAG GATGCacacctccaccaccacctGCAGTCTGGGCTCTGCTGATGAAAATGCCGTAACTCAAGCAGACGAAGGGCTTAAGACCGTCCACCTGGAGCTCACAGAGACCTGCTTGGACATGATGGCTCGATACGTCTTCTCGAACTTCTCTGCTTTACCCAAGAG GTCTCCTATTGCAGAGTTCCTGCTGGCAGGCGGTCGCAGCATGACCTGGTTGGTAGGCAATAAGCTGGTGACTATCACGACCAGTGGAGGAGTCAGAACACAAGCGCTGCTGGGTCTAGACATGTCTGAACGCCTCGGGGGAGGAGAGATGACCAG GTCCGACCCGTCCCTGCACACCCGAATGACCAAAGAGGCTCCAGCCAAGCTGGAGTCGCAGTCCAGCCAGCAGCAGAGCCGATCCACACGCATCCGTGTGCGCTCCATATCAG GAGGTCACGCTCTTCGCGCAGGTCCCGCTCAGAGTCTCAGTCCTCTTGTGTCTCCTTCGGAGGGGGAGATGGCCACGCCTCTCTCTCCCTCCCCCGGTCCCGTTCTGGACGGTGGGGGTCTGGACAGCGGGGGCCCGCCGTCCTCCTCTGGCACCTcgtcagctcctcctcctcttaaAGACAACCCCAGCCTGGCGGAGTTTGTCCCTATGCTCACTCAGGGATGGGCTGAGATCTTCATCCGGAGGCCTTCAG GAAACACCAGTTGGTTGATGTGCTTGGAGAACCCCCCCAGCCCCTTCTCCTCAGAGGTCAGCAACATGCCGCTGCAAGAGCTTTCCAGTGTGCTCATGGCCATGGAGGGGGTGAAGGAGCCTCCTGCTCAGACCGCCAGTGCCCCCGCCAGCACGGCTGCCCCTGCTCCCACCCCCATCTCTGAACCCATGTCTCATGGTATCCATGGCAGCAGTGGAGGGAGGCCACACCTGATCCAGCGCTCCAACACAG ATTCCGTCGTGGTGCTGGAGGAGGGCTCAGGGGGCGCCGCAGAGCACTGCGTGCCTTTCTGGTCTGAGAGTGAGTTTGAGGCGATGCCGTCTGATCCCATCTTTATGGCTACAGAGAAGCTCAGGAAGACTCCGCCCCCTGGAGCACTCAGCAGA TCGTCCTCCACCTCCAGCCAGGATGAGGAAAAGTCCACCTTGGAGGAAGTGAGCGAAGGCGCCATCCCCATCGATCAGCCCCCCCTCGGTCCCTCCACCCCGAGCAGTCAGGGGGTGGAGCTCCCGTTTCAGAGCCATTCTCAGTCCCAGGGTTTTGGACTCAACAAGTCCAGCTCGTCCCCGGAGCTGCAGACGTTACCCGAAGCCTTCAACAAGGTTCTGGAGTCGGACGCCTCTGAGCCAGCGGCGCTCTCAGACGCCAAACCTCCACCACAGCCGGCTCCCTCTGAGAAGGATGGCACTGAGGTGGGTTCGGCGGGGGACGCTCCCGATGGAGTCGCAGCACCGAGTCATAAAGGCGAAGGCTCAGCTCCATCCTCTCAGGGAGGGGGTGCTGCCCTGAGGCTGCCTCTCCCTGCAGCACCGTCAGGACCCATTTCTCCTGGTGGGGGCCACAGACCTCGGGGTCACACCATCTCTGTGTCAGCCCCCTCCAGGAGGGACAGAAGGGCCGAAAGGGACTCCTACCATGGACGAGCAGGTCCCAGCACCACCGAGAAAGCCTCTGGGCTGAGCCCCAG CTTTGTCTTCCTGCAGCTCTATCACTCTCCTTTCTTTGGGAATGAAGCGAACAAGCCGCTGCTGCTGCCCAAAACTCAG GTCATCGACCGCGCTGTGAAGGTTCTGGACCAGATGCCTCCGTACGACACGCATAAGATCGGAGTAGTGTTTGTTGGGGCGGGTCAG GTTAACAACGAGGTAGCCATCCTGTCAAATGAATACGGCTCCAACCGCTACGCCGCCTTCCTGACCGGACTCGGGAAGTTGATCCACCTGAAGGACTGCGACTCCGACCAGATCTTCTTGGGGGGTCTGGACCAGTATGGAGACGATGGAGAGTTCACGTACTGCTGGCATGACGACATCATGCAGG CCATCTTCCACATCGCCACGCTGATGCCGAACCGCGAGAGCGACAGAGGCTGCTGCAACAAGAAGCGCCACATCGGCAACGACTTTGTCATGGTGGTGTACAACGACTCTGGGGAGGAGTACAAGCTGGGAACCATCAAG GGGCAGTTTAACTTTGTGGAAGTCATCATCAAACCTCTGGACTACGAGTGTAACCTGGTCACCTTACAGTGCCGCAAAG aCCTGGAGGGTTTAGTTGATACGACAGTAGCGAAGATTGTTTCAGACCGCAACCTTCCCCTCCTCGTCCGGCAGATGGCGCTGCATGCAAAT ATGGCGTCTTTGGTTCATCAGTACAGAGCCAACCCCTCAGACGCCTACGCCTCCAAGTGGCTGGCCAGGCTACGGCACATAAAGAGGATCCGAACCAGA GCTCAAGAGGACATCCAGTCTCGCTCCACTCCTGGAATCTCTCTCACTCAAGGCCACGCTCAGCAGAACAAGTCGTTTCAGCAGAACACGCCCACTCCAAACCCGGAAGCGTCCGGCCAAAGGAAAAGACTGGTGTCCACTGTGGACGACTTCACCgattttgtttga